In Paraburkholderia phenazinium, one DNA window encodes the following:
- the tssJ gene encoding type VI secretion system lipoprotein TssJ, whose amino-acid sequence MIKHTPRHALHLLGAAVLLSACAATPQAVPVPYDLYLAAGSQVNPDSRGRPAPILVGIYELKSTAAFDSGDFTALQDHAAATLGDDLVSFEQLILLPGEHKLMRRPGNPASRALGIVAGYRVLGKNVWKATVVLPEGKDTSAFMLWWSTPQPLRLQVKLDAGGLTATTTDWTH is encoded by the coding sequence ATGATCAAACACACCCCCCGCCACGCCCTGCATCTGCTCGGCGCAGCCGTCCTGCTGAGCGCCTGCGCCGCGACACCCCAGGCCGTGCCGGTTCCGTACGACCTCTATCTCGCGGCCGGATCGCAGGTGAATCCGGACAGCCGCGGGCGACCCGCGCCGATTCTGGTCGGCATCTACGAACTGAAGTCCACAGCAGCGTTCGATTCCGGCGACTTCACGGCCTTGCAGGATCACGCGGCCGCCACCCTCGGCGACGACCTGGTCTCGTTCGAACAACTGATCCTGCTGCCAGGCGAGCACAAGCTGATGCGCCGGCCGGGGAATCCGGCGAGCCGTGCGCTCGGCATCGTCGCCGGTTATCGGGTGCTCGGCAAAAACGTCTGGAAGGCCACGGTTGTGCTGCCCGAGGGCAAGGATACGAGCGCGTTCATGCTCTGGTGGTCCACGCCGCAACCGCTGCGCTTGCAAGTGAAATTGGACGCCGGCGGCCTGACCGCCACAACGACGGACTGGACCCATTGA
- the tssK gene encoding type VI secretion system baseplate subunit TssK produces MKHENLPLKDSGVSRGKVVWSEGMYLRPQHFQQLERYVESYVQQRCLGLQGAFWGFLGVEIDHDALALGKVSLTMAHGVFPDGTPFRLTSPDELPAPLDVPAHARDEIVLLALPLRRPGGEDTIFEEQADSPARYGVCSREIADSNAIALGPATVQIARARLRLVLASQLGSEWQALGLLRIVERRSDNHLVLDPGYIPPMLVAGQHPTLFNYLRELDGLLEQRGEALAQRLSQPGRGGVSEVADFLLLALINRAQADTWHVRETGQVHPEQLFQQWLGLAFDLCTYTRNERRPVVRPAYRHDDLQGSFVPLMTELRRALSTVLEQNAVAIELQERAQRVWVAQVPNLELLRNAGFVLAVHADLPAETLRTRYPAQVKIGPAERLAELVHLHLPGIALRLLPVAPRQIPYNAGYHYFELDTGGELWRQLEKSSGLALHVAGDLPGLAMECWAIRG; encoded by the coding sequence ATGAAGCATGAAAATCTGCCGCTGAAGGACTCCGGCGTGTCCAGAGGCAAAGTCGTCTGGTCGGAAGGCATGTACTTGCGGCCACAACATTTTCAGCAACTCGAGCGCTATGTCGAAAGCTACGTCCAGCAGCGCTGCCTGGGATTGCAGGGGGCGTTCTGGGGCTTCCTCGGCGTCGAGATCGATCACGACGCGCTCGCCCTGGGCAAGGTGTCGTTGACGATGGCGCACGGGGTGTTTCCCGACGGCACCCCGTTTCGGCTTACCAGTCCGGATGAGCTTCCGGCGCCGCTCGACGTGCCCGCCCATGCGAGAGACGAGATCGTGCTGCTCGCCTTGCCGCTCAGGCGGCCCGGCGGCGAAGACACGATCTTCGAAGAGCAGGCCGATTCGCCGGCGCGCTACGGCGTGTGCTCGCGCGAAATCGCCGACAGCAATGCCATCGCGCTCGGACCTGCCACCGTGCAGATCGCCCGGGCGCGTCTTCGTCTGGTGCTGGCATCGCAGCTCGGTAGCGAGTGGCAGGCGCTCGGTCTGCTGCGCATCGTCGAGAGGCGCAGCGACAACCACCTGGTGCTCGACCCCGGCTATATCCCGCCGATGCTCGTCGCCGGCCAGCACCCCACGCTCTTCAACTACCTGCGCGAACTGGACGGACTGCTCGAACAGCGCGGCGAAGCGCTCGCACAGCGGCTCTCGCAGCCGGGCCGCGGCGGTGTGTCCGAGGTGGCGGATTTTCTGCTGCTGGCGTTGATCAACCGCGCTCAGGCCGACACCTGGCACGTTCGGGAGACGGGCCAGGTGCATCCCGAGCAACTCTTTCAGCAGTGGCTAGGACTCGCCTTCGATCTCTGCACTTACACGCGCAACGAGCGCCGGCCCGTGGTACGTCCGGCTTACCGTCACGACGACCTGCAAGGCAGCTTCGTGCCGCTCATGACCGAGCTGCGCCGCGCCTTGTCGACCGTGCTCGAACAGAATGCCGTCGCCATCGAACTGCAGGAGCGCGCGCAGCGGGTCTGGGTCGCGCAGGTTCCCAATCTGGAACTCCTGCGCAACGCCGGTTTCGTGCTGGCCGTGCATGCCGACCTGCCGGCCGAGACGCTGCGCACGCGCTACCCGGCGCAGGTCAAGATTGGCCCGGCCGAACGGCTGGCGGAACTGGTGCATCTGCATCTTCCGGGCATCGCGCTGCGCCTGCTGCCGGTCGCGCCCAGGCAGATTCCGTACAACGCCGGCTATCACTACTTCGAGCTGGATACCGGCGGCGAGTTGTGGAGGCAACTGGAGAAATCGAGCGGCCTTGCCTTGCATGTCGCCGGCGATCTGCCGGGACTCGCCATGGAGTGCTGGGCGATCCGCGGCTAA
- the tssL gene encoding type VI secretion system protein TssL, long form, whose translation MSAAVQSHTPPPPASSANALVVAAHTLLATLAQMRVDAAIQPERLREYLVDEIRQFQTRAQQAAISVETIVGARYCLCCALDEAAALTPWGGGGVWSAHSLLVAFHNETWGGEKFFQLLARLSSSPHEHRNIIELQYFCLALGFQGRYRVIQNGAAQLATLMRRLHKLLHETGSGYAHPLSPSWRAADRKASVTLRRGLPAWAWLCLAGLLGGLSFAVYLWSSNRDGDRTTAAIDAIRLPAISAARPTAFSSGIAPLLDAELTSGAITVRDEADRSVVEIRGDGLFDSGSATTKAAYLPVLMRIAEVLNRLEGDIVITGHTDNQPIRDKRFASNLELSRARAEAVRQLLLSAGLDRTRPIVAVGRGDTQPVDTNTTAEGRSHNRRVDIALLTPAVTRDLSGTTRR comes from the coding sequence ATGAGTGCCGCTGTTCAATCGCACACACCCCCACCGCCGGCGAGCTCAGCGAATGCGCTGGTCGTCGCCGCCCATACCTTGCTCGCCACGCTCGCGCAAATGCGCGTCGACGCGGCGATCCAGCCGGAGCGCTTGCGCGAATATCTGGTCGACGAAATCAGACAGTTCCAGACTCGCGCGCAGCAAGCCGCGATCTCCGTCGAGACCATCGTCGGCGCGCGCTATTGCCTGTGCTGCGCGCTCGACGAAGCCGCGGCGCTCACGCCTTGGGGCGGCGGCGGAGTCTGGTCGGCGCACAGCCTGCTGGTCGCGTTCCACAACGAGACCTGGGGCGGCGAAAAATTCTTCCAGTTGCTGGCGCGCCTGTCGTCGAGTCCGCACGAGCATCGAAACATTATCGAACTGCAGTACTTTTGCCTCGCGCTGGGATTCCAGGGACGCTACCGCGTCATCCAGAACGGCGCCGCGCAACTGGCGACGCTCATGCGGCGGCTGCACAAACTGCTGCACGAGACGGGCAGCGGTTACGCACATCCGCTGTCCCCTTCCTGGCGCGCCGCTGATCGCAAGGCTTCGGTCACGCTGCGCCGCGGGCTGCCGGCGTGGGCATGGCTGTGTCTCGCCGGTTTGCTCGGCGGCCTGAGCTTCGCCGTCTATCTGTGGTCGTCGAACCGCGACGGCGACCGGACCACAGCCGCCATCGACGCCATCCGTCTGCCGGCCATCAGCGCGGCCAGGCCTACCGCGTTTTCATCGGGCATCGCGCCGTTGCTCGATGCGGAACTGACAAGCGGTGCGATTACGGTGCGCGACGAAGCCGACCGCAGCGTCGTCGAAATCCGCGGCGACGGCCTGTTCGACTCAGGCTCCGCGACCACCAAAGCGGCCTATTTGCCGGTGCTGATGCGGATCGCCGAGGTACTCAACCGGCTCGAAGGAGACATTGTGATCACGGGACATACCGACAACCAGCCGATCCGCGACAAGCGCTTCGCCTCGAATCTCGAACTCTCGCGGGCTCGTGCGGAAGCGGTCAGGCAGTTGCTGCTGTCGGCCGGCCTCGACCGTACGCGCCCTATCGTGGCGGTAGGACGCGGCGACACCCAGCCCGTCGATACCAATACGACGGCGGAGGGCCGCTCTCATAACCGGCGCGTGGATATCGCGCTCCTGACGCCCGCCGTCACGCGGGATCTTTCCGGAACGACGCGCAGATGA
- the tssM gene encoding type VI secretion system membrane subunit TssM, with the protein MNVLKRLLGLLLSREAWVLAGLLLLVPVVWVYGPLLAIGDIRPLAAAGARCLCIGLVLLVWLAWVIHRSPARPASEGVLARLRRRQATPRDNPAGDADGERIAELRTRFREALHLLRHATVHAGRFSAWLDRLTGQYVYRLPWYLVVGSSGAGKTAALVNGGLEWSIAEQSGEAASRRVEPTQQCRWWFSNDAVLVDTPGPYLEAADAGERRGAEWGELLALLRKYRPRQPVNGVLLMVGIDDLLALNEADRASYATRLRKPLQLLQAKLDVRVPIYLCFTRMDRLSGFSDYFSGLNRDDRAQVWGMAATPEDTTPGHSGWLSGAAFDALARRLTDGLRDVLIADPDLDSRARAYLFPQQFASLKEVIGDFCQTLFRHSPIETNPRARGIYFTSAQQNGPTLDRVLTPIRQALQVPDATPVRDAAHRSRSYFLKQFLHDAVFADAGWAGVSRSVRRRRLMLHASVVALLGLVLLTLLCGWTFSYWNNRAYLGEVNAHVAALDQQTQQPLELAGGALLPLVPLLDALRSLPRSERFQLDAPSFLRYRMGLYQGRKTGDAADAVYRRALDERLLPQAATRLEKILATAPADDSEFSYDALKAYLMLHDAAHYDAGFLTAWLMLDAEKTLPSNTAPDETARLAAHLTNLFGSHTVSSPFALNESLVNSVRERLVRDSLAQRTYHLLRRELLRSAGGETVSVVSAGGPQAGLVFTRHSGKPLTDGIPALYTYQGYWDVFAKRVDGATTRLENEEPWVLGIRPEPQGEEARRKQWIAEVKRAYLNDYIDIWDAYLNDVGLIDSKSLAQSIQIARTLSAPDSPLRQFLQVAANETTLLRTRSSGPAATGQAPKGGAEAGQALSALFGSGSSGQPQYDDARPESIVDTHFEPLRRLVAATGSGGDAGAAPLESNLRLLDELYGYLSSANAALSSGAPAPQTDVFDKLRADADRMPTPLRNMFGDLSRSAAGQINGAARQNLAHDAQGSIGKACRQTIAGRYPFARDAGRDVALDDFSRFFAAGGLMDSFFQKNLAAQTDTGASRWTFRRNLAGGMPADTHLLGAFQNADTIRNVFFAGNATAPSLQIELTPLDLDPGITQYSLDVDGQTIRYAHGPQIPATVKWPGSRGANLVSLQISTPNGSDGLQTQGPWALHRLLDKARITPGAAPESFVATFDFSGRKLALRVTASSSYNPFRLSQMEAFACPS; encoded by the coding sequence ATGAACGTTCTCAAGCGGCTGTTGGGGTTGTTGCTGTCCCGTGAAGCATGGGTGCTGGCCGGCCTTCTATTGCTCGTGCCGGTGGTCTGGGTCTACGGCCCCTTGCTGGCGATCGGCGACATCCGTCCTCTGGCGGCGGCTGGCGCGCGCTGCCTGTGCATCGGGCTGGTGCTGCTCGTCTGGCTCGCCTGGGTGATCCACCGCAGCCCGGCGCGGCCAGCCAGCGAAGGCGTATTGGCGCGTTTGCGCCGACGCCAGGCGACACCGCGCGATAACCCTGCCGGCGACGCAGACGGCGAACGTATCGCCGAGTTGCGCACGCGTTTTCGCGAGGCGCTCCATCTGCTGCGTCACGCTACGGTGCATGCGGGCCGCTTCTCGGCCTGGCTCGACAGGTTGACCGGCCAGTATGTCTATCGGCTGCCGTGGTATCTGGTCGTCGGCAGCAGCGGCGCGGGCAAGACCGCCGCGCTTGTCAACGGTGGACTTGAATGGTCGATCGCCGAACAGTCGGGCGAGGCCGCGAGCCGCCGCGTCGAACCGACCCAGCAATGCCGCTGGTGGTTCAGCAACGATGCGGTCCTCGTCGACACGCCGGGCCCTTACCTGGAAGCAGCCGATGCCGGCGAGCGGCGCGGGGCCGAATGGGGAGAACTGCTCGCCCTGCTGAGAAAATACCGGCCGCGCCAGCCGGTCAACGGCGTGCTGCTGATGGTCGGCATCGACGATCTCCTGGCCTTGAACGAAGCCGACCGCGCATCCTATGCAACGCGACTGCGCAAGCCATTGCAGCTCCTGCAGGCGAAGCTCGATGTCCGCGTGCCGATCTATCTGTGCTTCACGCGGATGGATCGCCTGAGCGGCTTCAGCGATTATTTTTCCGGGCTGAATCGCGATGACCGGGCGCAGGTCTGGGGGATGGCGGCGACGCCGGAGGACACGACACCTGGCCACTCGGGTTGGCTCTCCGGCGCCGCCTTCGATGCCCTGGCGCGGCGTTTGACCGACGGCTTGCGGGATGTGCTGATCGCGGACCCGGACCTCGACAGCCGCGCGCGGGCCTATCTGTTTCCACAGCAATTCGCCAGCCTGAAGGAAGTCATCGGAGACTTCTGCCAGACGCTGTTCAGGCATTCGCCGATCGAGACCAATCCGCGGGCGCGCGGCATCTACTTCACGAGCGCCCAGCAGAACGGACCGACGCTCGACCGGGTTCTGACGCCGATCAGGCAGGCGCTGCAGGTACCTGACGCAACGCCTGTGCGCGACGCTGCGCATCGCAGCCGAAGCTATTTCCTCAAGCAGTTCCTGCACGATGCGGTGTTCGCCGACGCGGGATGGGCTGGCGTGAGTCGCTCTGTACGGCGACGGCGGCTGATGCTGCATGCGAGCGTGGTAGCGTTGCTCGGCCTCGTTCTGCTGACGTTGCTGTGTGGCTGGACGTTCAGCTACTGGAACAACCGGGCCTATCTCGGCGAAGTGAACGCGCATGTCGCGGCGCTCGACCAGCAGACCCAGCAGCCGCTGGAGCTTGCCGGCGGCGCGTTGCTGCCGCTTGTGCCGCTGCTCGACGCGTTGCGGAGCCTGCCGCGCAGCGAGCGCTTCCAGCTGGACGCGCCTTCGTTCCTGCGCTACCGGATGGGCTTATATCAAGGCAGGAAAACCGGCGACGCAGCCGATGCCGTCTACCGGCGTGCGCTCGACGAGCGGCTGTTGCCGCAAGCCGCTACCCGTCTCGAGAAGATTCTCGCCACCGCACCGGCCGACGACAGCGAATTCAGCTATGACGCGCTGAAGGCATATCTGATGCTCCATGACGCGGCTCACTATGACGCAGGCTTTCTCACCGCATGGCTGATGCTCGACGCGGAAAAGACGCTACCGTCGAACACCGCGCCGGATGAAACCGCGCGGCTGGCAGCGCATCTCACCAACCTGTTCGGCTCGCACACGGTGAGTTCGCCGTTTGCGCTGAACGAGTCGCTCGTGAACAGCGTGCGCGAGCGGTTAGTGCGCGATTCGCTGGCACAGCGCACCTATCACCTGCTGCGTCGGGAACTGCTGCGCAGCGCGGGCGGTGAAACGGTTAGCGTCGTCAGTGCCGGTGGTCCGCAGGCTGGTCTCGTGTTCACCCGTCACAGCGGCAAGCCCCTGACCGACGGCATTCCCGCGCTCTACACCTATCAAGGGTACTGGGACGTCTTCGCTAAACGGGTCGACGGCGCCACAACCCGACTGGAGAACGAGGAACCGTGGGTGCTCGGTATCCGACCTGAGCCGCAAGGCGAAGAGGCGCGGCGCAAGCAATGGATTGCCGAGGTCAAACGTGCGTACCTCAACGACTACATCGACATATGGGACGCCTATCTGAACGACGTCGGGCTGATCGACAGCAAATCGCTCGCGCAAAGCATCCAGATCGCCCGCACGCTCTCCGCGCCCGATTCGCCGTTGAGGCAATTCCTGCAGGTTGCAGCGAACGAGACGACTTTGCTGCGCACACGCAGCAGCGGACCGGCCGCGACCGGACAAGCGCCGAAGGGCGGCGCCGAAGCCGGTCAGGCGCTCTCCGCGCTGTTCGGCAGCGGGTCTTCCGGTCAGCCGCAATACGATGACGCGCGACCCGAGAGCATCGTGGACACTCATTTCGAGCCGCTGCGGCGGCTGGTCGCCGCAACCGGATCCGGCGGCGACGCGGGTGCCGCACCGCTCGAAAGCAACCTGCGTCTGCTCGACGAACTGTACGGTTATTTGAGCTCGGCCAATGCCGCCTTGAGCAGCGGAGCGCCTGCGCCGCAAACGGACGTCTTCGACAAACTGCGTGCGGACGCGGATCGCATGCCGACGCCGTTGCGGAACATGTTCGGCGACTTGTCGCGCAGCGCGGCAGGGCAGATCAACGGCGCCGCGCGGCAGAACCTCGCTCATGACGCGCAGGGCAGTATCGGCAAGGCGTGCCGGCAGACGATCGCCGGGCGCTATCCGTTCGCGCGCGATGCCGGCCGGGATGTCGCGCTCGACGATTTCTCACGGTTTTTCGCCGCCGGTGGCCTGATGGACAGCTTCTTCCAGAAGAATCTCGCGGCGCAGACCGACACCGGCGCAAGCCGTTGGACCTTCAGGCGCAACCTTGCCGGCGGCATGCCCGCCGACACGCACCTGCTCGGCGCCTTTCAGAATGCGGACACGATCCGCAACGTGTTCTTCGCCGGCAATGCGACGGCACCGTCGCTGCAGATCGAGCTCACACCGCTCGATCTGGACCCCGGCATCACGCAATACTCGCTGGACGTCGACGGTCAAACGATCCGCTACGCGCACGGCCCGCAGATTCCAGCGACAGTGAAATGGCCGGGCTCACGCGGCGCAAATCTGGTCAGCCTGCAGATCAGTACACCGAACGGTTCAGACGGCCTGCAAACGCAAGGCCCCTGGGCGCTGCACCGCTTGCTCGACAAAGCGCGTATCACGCCAGGCGCGGCGCCTGAGAGTTTTGTCGCCACCTTCGACTTCAGCGGGCGAAAGCTGGCGCTGCGCGTCACTGCCAGCAGCAGCTATAACCCGTTTCGCCTGTCGCAGATGGAGGCGTTCGCTTGTCCTTCGTGA
- a CDS encoding FHA domain-containing protein, with the protein MSSSHITLTVVAYHGQALVDGARATFDTHGGTIGRDGSNLLPLPGDDGLVARHHATVSSQAGHWQLLNTSGYAAIAINGKMLAPGAQTNLQAGDIVNMGAYVLRAGVDAVPAAWDLPALAALAGSERTGVHLEAAAPLRFEMPAAPYPADPLTGFGSSAGTADLLDTPLDPLLLFGTAPAWSSATALEPPGLFADLSDTRSSSAFDASNRPNMHGYAVRDAVPEHGSHLRLQIASLAAAPAQAQAQPAAEVWNFDPSSFERPRPDSSGSVTSGDAGDATAPGVPDIPDIPDVPGAPGTARTVAPEYGAQFGAPTVLRPAGPIRIVEPTAAAPLIEPADHHAPILHELARHFLEGAAIEPGSAAEAGLNRQVMYTLGKLVRSLMPPRS; encoded by the coding sequence ATGTCTTCCTCTCACATCACACTGACTGTCGTTGCCTACCATGGCCAGGCGCTCGTCGACGGCGCTCGCGCAACGTTCGATACGCACGGCGGCACGATCGGACGGGACGGCAGCAACCTGCTGCCGCTGCCCGGCGACGATGGGCTGGTCGCGCGCCACCATGCCACTGTCAGCTCGCAAGCTGGTCATTGGCAACTGCTCAACACCAGCGGCTACGCGGCGATCGCAATCAACGGCAAGATGCTGGCGCCGGGCGCGCAAACGAACCTGCAGGCGGGCGACATCGTCAATATGGGCGCCTATGTCTTGCGGGCCGGCGTGGATGCAGTGCCCGCTGCGTGGGACTTGCCGGCGCTTGCCGCGCTCGCCGGATCTGAGCGCACTGGCGTGCATCTGGAAGCTGCGGCGCCGCTGCGCTTCGAGATGCCCGCCGCCCCATATCCGGCGGATCCCCTGACAGGCTTCGGATCAAGCGCCGGGACGGCCGATCTGCTTGACACGCCGCTCGATCCGCTCCTGCTGTTCGGCACGGCTCCGGCCTGGTCCAGCGCAACCGCGCTGGAGCCGCCGGGGTTGTTTGCCGACCTGTCCGACACGCGGTCATCCTCTGCCTTCGACGCTTCGAATCGCCCCAATATGCACGGGTATGCCGTGCGCGATGCGGTGCCGGAACACGGCAGTCATCTGCGCTTGCAGATTGCTTCGCTCGCGGCCGCTCCGGCTCAGGCGCAAGCGCAACCGGCCGCCGAGGTGTGGAACTTCGATCCATCCAGCTTCGAGCGCCCGAGGCCGGACAGTTCTGGCAGCGTGACGAGCGGGGATGCAGGGGATGCCACCGCTCCGGGCGTGCCAGACATACCAGACATACCAGACGTACCGGGCGCACCAGGTACCGCCCGGACCGTCGCGCCGGAGTACGGTGCCCAGTTCGGGGCGCCGACCGTGTTGCGGCCAGCCGGTCCGATCAGGATTGTGGAACCGACTGCCGCCGCCCCGCTCATCGAGCCGGCCGACCACCACGCGCCCATCCTGCACGAGCTGGCCCGACACTTCCTTGAGGGCGCGGCGATCGAACCCGGCTCTGCAGCAGAGGCCGGCTTGAACCGGCAGGTCATGTATACGCTCGGAAAGCTCGTCCGCAGTCTGATGCCGCCACGCTCATGA
- a CDS encoding HlyC/CorC family transporter: MEQLPLWAQIGAVFLLLICSSFFSISETAMMALNRHRLKHLSNQGVLGAKTTQGLLAHTDELLSVILIGNNLFNTIIPVLTTSVALHTFGRNNLVLSIATGIVAFLIIVFAEITPKIVGATFPEKIALPASLLIAPLMRATKPIVWFVNLFANGILRILHINTKGAHDQRLSTEELRTIVLESGSFMPTKHRSILLNLFDLENISVDDVMIPRRRIEALDFDAPFEQILHQLETCYHNKLIVYQGDIDRVLGVLHVRKTLSALHNQELERETLRELLAEPYFVPSGTPVFQQLQYFQESRHRTALVVNEYGELQGLVTPEDIIEELIGEFTTSIPRSANSRGGWNENGECIVAGSMPLRELNRWLQLTLPTDGPKTLNGLILEILEEIPDGDVCVQIAGIKLEVMRSDDQAVRTVKIFKPGAKGGKKLRS, encoded by the coding sequence GTGGAACAACTACCGTTATGGGCGCAGATAGGCGCCGTCTTCCTGCTGCTTATCTGCTCCAGTTTCTTTTCGATCTCCGAAACGGCGATGATGGCGCTCAACCGTCACCGCCTGAAGCATCTGTCCAATCAGGGCGTGCTCGGCGCCAAGACGACGCAAGGCCTGCTCGCCCACACCGACGAGCTGCTAAGCGTCATCCTGATCGGCAACAATCTGTTCAACACGATCATCCCGGTGCTGACCACCTCGGTCGCGCTGCATACGTTCGGCCGCAACAATCTGGTGCTGTCGATTGCGACCGGTATCGTCGCATTCCTGATCATCGTCTTCGCGGAGATCACGCCGAAGATCGTCGGCGCGACGTTTCCGGAAAAAATCGCCTTGCCGGCGAGTCTGCTGATCGCCCCGCTGATGCGCGCGACGAAGCCGATCGTCTGGTTCGTCAACCTGTTCGCCAACGGCATCCTGCGCATCCTGCACATCAATACGAAGGGCGCGCACGACCAGCGACTTTCGACCGAGGAGCTGCGCACCATCGTCCTCGAGTCCGGCAGCTTCATGCCGACCAAGCACCGCAGCATCCTTCTGAACCTGTTCGATCTGGAGAACATCTCCGTCGACGACGTGATGATTCCGCGCCGCCGGATCGAAGCGCTCGATTTCGATGCGCCGTTCGAGCAGATTCTGCATCAGCTCGAAACCTGCTATCACAACAAGCTGATCGTCTATCAGGGCGACATCGACCGTGTGCTCGGCGTGTTGCACGTGCGCAAGACGCTGTCGGCGCTGCACAACCAGGAGCTTGAGCGCGAGACCTTGCGCGAGCTGCTCGCCGAACCGTATTTCGTGCCGAGCGGCACGCCCGTGTTTCAGCAGTTGCAGTACTTTCAGGAGAGCCGTCACCGAACCGCGCTGGTCGTCAACGAATACGGCGAACTGCAGGGGCTGGTCACGCCGGAAGACATCATCGAGGAACTGATCGGCGAGTTCACCACCTCGATCCCGCGTAGCGCGAATTCGCGCGGCGGCTGGAACGAAAACGGCGAATGCATCGTCGCCGGCAGCATGCCGCTGCGCGAACTGAACCGCTGGCTGCAGCTCACCCTGCCGACCGACGGGCCGAAGACCCTGAATGGCCTGATTCTGGAAATCCTCGAAGAAATTCCCGATGGCGACGTGTGCGTGCAGATCGCGGGCATCAAACTCGAAGTGATGCGCAGCGACGATCAGGCGGTGCGCACCGTCAAGATTTTCAAGCCGGGCGCGAAGGGTGGGAAAAAGCTGCGGAGCTGA
- a CDS encoding GspE/PulE family protein, translated as MALEVEPAAAPATPAPAPPAQHSARAFDSTSRDDTPRREPTPGVAEADNTPAVRLLSDTLREATRRNASDLHVEPTEHGWRMRLRIDGVLHAIAQPPAHLRDAFITRVKVLARMDIAERRVPQDGRLRIATTPGKFEDYRVNSLPTLFGEKLVLRRLDALPAALSLDSLGLDPAQRATLEAAISAPHGLVLVTGPTGSGKTLSLYCFLQKLNAESRNLCSVEDPAEIQLAGINQVSVREKAGLTFAVALRAFLRQDPDVIMVGEIRDEETADVAVKAAQTGHLVLSTLHTNDAPAAIARLIDIGVEPYHLAAALRMVTAQRLVRRLCVVCRTAAPQSAAALRAAGFSEDQLDGWHPYVAAGCDACHRIGYRGRVGIHQVMPVSDAMRELIVANAGTLSLARQAQAERVGTLREAALARVRDGTTSLAEALGATEVV; from the coding sequence ATGGCACTCGAGGTCGAGCCTGCCGCCGCACCTGCCACGCCCGCACCCGCGCCGCCGGCCCAGCATTCGGCACGCGCGTTCGACAGTACAAGCCGCGACGACACGCCCCGCCGCGAGCCAACGCCCGGTGTCGCCGAAGCGGACAACACCCCCGCAGTCCGTCTGCTGAGCGACACGCTGCGGGAAGCCACCCGCCGTAACGCCTCGGACCTGCATGTCGAACCCACCGAACATGGCTGGCGCATGCGGTTGCGCATCGACGGCGTGCTGCACGCCATCGCGCAACCGCCGGCCCATCTGCGCGACGCCTTCATCACCCGCGTGAAAGTGCTCGCGCGCATGGACATCGCCGAACGGCGCGTGCCGCAGGACGGACGCCTGCGCATCGCCACCACCCCAGGCAAGTTCGAAGACTATCGCGTGAACTCGCTGCCCACGTTGTTCGGGGAAAAGCTCGTCCTGCGACGACTCGACGCGCTGCCCGCCGCCCTCTCGCTCGATTCGCTTGGCCTCGATCCCGCTCAGCGCGCCACGCTCGAGGCAGCCATCAGCGCGCCGCACGGACTGGTGCTGGTGACCGGTCCAACCGGCAGCGGCAAAACGCTCTCGCTGTACTGCTTCCTGCAGAAGCTCAACGCCGAATCGCGCAACCTCTGCTCGGTCGAAGATCCGGCGGAAATCCAGCTCGCCGGCATCAACCAGGTCAGCGTGCGCGAGAAGGCCGGTCTCACCTTCGCCGTCGCGTTGCGCGCGTTTCTGCGCCAGGATCCGGACGTGATCATGGTCGGCGAAATCCGCGACGAAGAGACCGCCGACGTCGCCGTCAAGGCGGCGCAAACCGGCCACCTCGTGCTCTCTACGCTGCACACCAACGACGCGCCGGCCGCCATCGCGCGCCTGATCGATATCGGCGTCGAGCCGTATCACCTGGCCGCCGCGCTACGCATGGTCACCGCGCAACGGCTGGTGCGGCGGCTATGCGTCGTCTGCCGGACAGCGGCGCCGCAATCGGCAGCCGCGTTGCGCGCGGCCGGCTTTAGCGAGGATCAACTCGACGGCTGGCATCCCTACGTCGCTGCGGGCTGCGACGCTTGCCACCGCATTGGCTACCGTGGGCGCGTCGGCATTCACCAGGTGATGCCGGTGTCGGACGCGATGCGCGAGCTGATCGTCGCGAATGCAGGCACGCTCTCGCTCGCCCGGCAGGCCCAGGCTGAACGGGTGGGCACGCTGCGCGAGGCCGCGTTGGCGCGCGTGCGGGACGGCACGACCAGTCTCGCCGAAGCACTCGGCGCAACCGAGGTCGTATAA